One segment of Desulfovulcanus ferrireducens DNA contains the following:
- a CDS encoding 4Fe-4S dicluster domain-containing protein produces MAEQEYTIGEKTIVLEGTKRIPIYIMGKRYEVLEGLTIMKALEFAGYQIKRGCGCRAGICGACATVYRLKDDYRLRFGLACQTTVEPDMYLTQIPFVPANKTAYNMEEITPDVGTIEKLYPETFRCLACNTCTKACPMEIPVMDYIQALMRGDIAKAAELSHSCIMCGMCSMRCPAEIQHFHVAMLARRLYGKYIQPKAKHLAKRVEQIEAGKFEWMLDELEGLSDEELKQRYKDREWEPEPYDPAWKPQDTKYLILE; encoded by the coding sequence ATGGCAGAACAGGAATATACCATTGGTGAAAAGACCATTGTTTTAGAGGGCACAAAGAGGATACCCATTTATATAATGGGTAAACGCTATGAGGTCCTGGAAGGGCTTACTATTATGAAGGCCCTGGAGTTTGCCGGTTATCAAATCAAAAGGGGTTGCGGCTGTAGAGCAGGTATTTGTGGCGCTTGTGCCACGGTTTACCGCCTTAAAGATGATTACCGGCTTCGTTTTGGTCTGGCATGTCAGACCACTGTTGAGCCGGACATGTACCTGACACAGATTCCCTTTGTTCCTGCTAACAAGACTGCTTACAATATGGAGGAAATAACTCCTGATGTAGGTACAATCGAGAAACTGTACCCCGAAACATTTCGCTGTTTGGCCTGTAATACCTGTACCAAAGCCTGTCCCATGGAGATTCCGGTAATGGATTATATACAGGCTTTGATGCGTGGCGATATTGCAAAAGCTGCTGAGTTATCGCACAGTTGTATCATGTGTGGCATGTGTAGCATGCGTTGCCCGGCAGAGATACAGCATTTTCATGTGGCCATGCTCGCACGACGATTGTACGGCAAGTATATTCAGCCAAAGGCCAAGCACCTGGCCAAAAGAGTTGAGCAGATTGAGGCAGGTAAATTTGAGTGGATGCTGGATGAACTAGAAGGCCTCTCTGATGAGGAATTAAAACAGAGGTATAAAGATAGAGAATGGGAGCCGGAACCATACGATCCGGCCTGGAAGCCTCAAGATACTAAATATTTGATTCTGGAATAA